Proteins co-encoded in one Acinetobacter lwoffii genomic window:
- the recN gene encoding DNA repair protein RecN, producing MLTHLTLINFALAGHLAIDIDKGFNVLTGETGAGKSLLLDALSACLGERTDTNYVRYGTEKADVTASFSYQEHSPEAAWLKEHELDDESGEIHLRRVIFATGRSKAWINGRPSSLSELKEIGRLLVQLYSQHSQQQLLEPPYPKHWLDRYSNFYTPAQEVRDAYSTWQKNIRQHQAALDAQATRKQRMETLELQLEELEDIVQTDYQEIEQEFDRLSHHEAIMQDCVYSLNSLDEGEQNISQELASILRRMESHAGRSEQLSGIYTSLLNAQSELEDAAANLRQFMDRQSFDPERMEVLNSTLEIFHRLARKYRTQPELLKEEYEAWQTELEQLHQLEDPETLAEQVAFSYQEFLDKAQHLDQIRREAAAPLAKQLTEQVKQLALPEAHFEFKFEPLEHPSSEGLSFIQLLFTANKGIPAQPLARVASGGELSRIALVMQVMNAEKTEAEVLVFDEIDVGISGGTAEIVGRLLADLAQHVQILCITHQAQVAAQSDQHLLVKKQQTDPASSTIIDLEENEIIQELARMTGGVEISETTLQHARQLRQLKFQQA from the coding sequence ATGCTGACACATTTAACTCTGATCAATTTTGCTTTAGCTGGGCATCTTGCTATTGATATTGATAAAGGTTTTAACGTTTTAACCGGTGAAACCGGTGCAGGTAAATCCCTGTTACTGGATGCCTTGTCTGCCTGTTTGGGTGAGCGAACCGATACCAATTATGTGCGTTATGGTACGGAAAAGGCGGATGTCACCGCCAGCTTCAGCTACCAAGAGCACAGTCCTGAAGCAGCCTGGTTGAAAGAGCATGAACTGGATGATGAATCAGGTGAAATTCATTTACGACGGGTAATTTTTGCTACCGGCCGCAGCAAGGCCTGGATCAATGGACGCCCGAGCAGCCTGTCAGAGTTGAAAGAAATTGGGCGTCTGCTGGTTCAACTTTATAGCCAGCATAGCCAGCAGCAACTTCTGGAACCACCTTATCCAAAACACTGGCTGGATCGCTATAGCAATTTTTATACACCAGCTCAGGAAGTGCGGGACGCTTATAGCACCTGGCAGAAAAATATTCGTCAGCATCAGGCAGCGCTAGATGCACAAGCGACCCGTAAGCAACGCATGGAAACCTTGGAACTGCAGCTAGAAGAACTGGAAGACATTGTTCAGACGGATTATCAGGAGATTGAACAGGAATTTGACCGGCTTTCCCATCATGAAGCGATCATGCAGGACTGTGTCTATAGCCTGAATAGTCTGGATGAAGGCGAACAGAATATTTCCCAAGAACTGGCTTCCATTCTACGTCGCATGGAATCACATGCCGGTCGTAGCGAACAGCTTTCCGGAATTTACACCTCCCTGCTGAATGCCCAAAGCGAACTTGAAGATGCAGCAGCGAATTTACGCCAGTTTATGGATCGGCAGAGTTTTGATCCGGAACGCATGGAAGTACTAAATTCGACTTTAGAAATCTTCCATCGTCTGGCACGTAAATATCGTACCCAGCCAGAATTACTCAAAGAAGAATATGAAGCCTGGCAAACCGAATTAGAACAGCTGCATCAACTGGAAGATCCGGAAACACTGGCTGAACAGGTCGCGTTTTCTTATCAGGAGTTTCTGGATAAAGCCCAACATCTGGATCAGATTCGCCGTGAAGCCGCAGCACCGTTGGCCAAGCAGCTCACTGAGCAGGTCAAACAACTGGCATTGCCTGAAGCACATTTTGAGTTCAAGTTTGAGCCTTTGGAGCATCCCTCTAGTGAAGGTCTCAGCTTTATTCAATTGCTGTTTACTGCCAATAAAGGCATTCCGGCACAGCCTTTAGCCCGGGTTGCATCAGGCGGTGAACTCTCGCGTATTGCGCTAGTGATGCAAGTCATGAATGCGGAAAAAACCGAAGCTGAAGTGCTGGTCTTTGATGAAATTGATGTCGGGATTAGTGGTGGTACCGCAGAGATTGTCGGGCGTTTACTGGCCGATCTGGCCCAGCATGTACAGATTCTGTGTATTACCCATCAGGCACAAGTGGCAGCACAATCTGATCAGCATCTACTGGTAAAAAAACAGCAGACTGATCCTGCCAGCAGCACAATCATTGACCTTGAGGAAAATGAAATTATTCAGGAGCTTGCAAGAATGACAGGCGGTGTAGAGATTAGTGAAACCACCTTGCAACATGCCCGCCAGTTACGTCAGCTGAAATTTCAGCAGGCTTGA
- the ppnP gene encoding pyrimidine/purine nucleoside phosphorylase, translating into MSAQFDHVSVLKKSNVYFGGLCISHIVQFEDGTKKTLGVILPSENALTFETHVPERMEIVSGECRVQIGDSEESELFRAGQSFYVPGNSRFKIETDDVLDYVCHFEG; encoded by the coding sequence ATGTCAGCTCAGTTTGATCATGTATCGGTACTTAAAAAATCTAATGTATATTTCGGCGGGTTGTGTATTAGCCACATTGTACAATTTGAAGACGGGACCAAAAAAACTTTGGGTGTCATTCTGCCATCAGAAAATGCCTTGACCTTTGAAACACATGTTCCTGAGCGCATGGAAATTGTTTCAGGTGAATGCCGTGTTCAGATTGGTGATAGCGAAGAAAGTGAGCTGTTCCGTGCCGGTCAGTCTTTCTATGTGCCGGGCAATAGCCGTTTTAAAATCGAAACCGATGATGTGCTGGACTATGTCTGCCATTTTGAAGGTTAA
- the rlmB gene encoding 23S rRNA (guanosine(2251)-2'-O)-methyltransferase RlmB: MAKPEYFYGVHSVESLLELEPERVLTLFTLKGRDDQRLKRVLELAEPFGISVQQASRDKLEKLAGQPFHQGVVAAVRAHPTLNEKDLESLLSANPQALLLALDHITDPHNLGACVRTAAAMGVEAVIAPRDRSASLTPTARKVAAGGADKVKFIQVTNLARTLGQIKEDFNVRVVGTMLDEKALPIQEFDFTGTGVCVVMGAEDTGLRPITQSQCDQTVYIPMAGNLQSLNVSVATGMALYEACRQRNL, from the coding sequence ATGGCAAAACCTGAATATTTTTATGGCGTACATTCAGTGGAGTCATTGTTAGAGCTTGAGCCTGAACGTGTCTTGACATTATTCACTCTCAAAGGACGCGATGATCAGCGTTTAAAGCGTGTACTGGAACTGGCTGAGCCGTTTGGGATCAGTGTGCAGCAAGCAAGCCGTGACAAACTGGAGAAACTGGCCGGGCAACCGTTTCATCAGGGGGTCGTAGCCGCAGTTCGTGCTCATCCAACCCTGAATGAAAAAGATCTTGAATCACTCTTGAGCGCAAATCCTCAAGCGTTGTTATTGGCCCTCGATCATATTACCGATCCACACAACCTCGGAGCATGTGTGCGTACCGCCGCTGCGATGGGTGTTGAGGCAGTGATTGCACCACGTGATCGTTCTGCAAGCTTGACTCCGACTGCACGTAAAGTGGCTGCCGGTGGTGCTGACAAAGTCAAATTTATTCAGGTGACTAATCTGGCGCGTACCTTGGGGCAAATCAAAGAAGACTTTAATGTGCGAGTCGTCGGTACCATGCTGGATGAAAAAGCGCTGCCGATTCAGGAGTTTGATTTCACCGGTACTGGTGTCTGTGTGGTGATGGGTGCGGAAGATACCGGTCTACGTCCAATTACACAAAGCCAATGCGATCAGACGGTGTATATCCCGATGGCGGGTAATCTGCAAAGCCTGAATGTCAGTGTGGCGACCGGTATGGCACTGTATGAAGCTTGCCGTCAGCGTAACCTGTAA
- a CDS encoding DMT family transporter, whose amino-acid sequence MALSDRTQGYVFLLTTMCIWGGFTLTARLNALWNISAWDIVALRFSLAFLILMPILLYRKEAAFLLKKEPFILAMIGGVIYCLFAYSAFHYAPTAHAAIFLNGCIPICTAIMAFFLMGQAFDKHTWASLIIMIAVLCIMSLLMYQETGVAFGAGDGLFFISAILWAIFTVLLRKYQLTAWQAMSGVAIWSAVVYVPVYLLFLPKNLSVPEPQHLLFQTIFHGVFVVIIATLSYVEAIKRLGAFKAGSITNLAPFIAAILAVPLLNEALSLAMICGLVGMAIGALQPWRWIGRKDSLEAQLAAQKKQS is encoded by the coding sequence ATGGCATTGTCAGATCGTACACAAGGCTATGTCTTTCTACTGACGACCATGTGTATCTGGGGCGGTTTTACTTTAACCGCCCGTCTGAATGCGCTTTGGAATATCAGTGCCTGGGATATCGTGGCTCTGCGGTTTTCTCTGGCTTTTCTGATTCTGATGCCGATCTTGCTCTATCGCAAGGAGGCGGCTTTTTTACTGAAAAAAGAACCCTTTATTCTGGCCATGATTGGCGGAGTAATTTACTGTCTGTTTGCCTATAGCGCCTTTCATTATGCGCCTACCGCCCATGCCGCGATTTTCTTGAATGGCTGTATTCCGATTTGTACTGCCATCATGGCTTTTTTCCTGATGGGGCAGGCTTTTGATAAGCATACCTGGGCCAGCCTGATTATTATGATTGCGGTGCTCTGTATCATGAGTCTGCTGATGTATCAGGAAACCGGAGTGGCATTCGGGGCAGGGGATGGGCTATTTTTTATCAGTGCAATACTCTGGGCAATTTTTACCGTGTTATTGCGGAAATATCAGTTAACTGCATGGCAGGCAATGAGCGGTGTCGCGATCTGGTCAGCAGTGGTTTACGTACCTGTTTATCTGCTGTTTTTACCCAAAAATTTGAGTGTGCCAGAACCCCAGCATTTATTATTTCAAACCATCTTTCATGGGGTTTTTGTGGTAATTATTGCCACTTTAAGCTATGTCGAAGCAATCAAGCGTCTCGGTGCATTTAAAGCCGGTAGTATTACCAATCTTGCACCATTTATTGCTGCGATTCTGGCGGTGCCTTTATTAAATGAAGCGCTGAGCCTGGCGATGATCTGTGGCTTGGTGGGGATGGCAATTGGGGCCTTACAGCCTTGGCGCTGGATTGGTCGTAAAGATAGTTTAGAAGCACAACTTGCAGCACAGAAAAAGCAGTCTTAA
- the coaE gene encoding dephospho-CoA kinase (Dephospho-CoA kinase (CoaE) performs the final step in coenzyme A biosynthesis.), which translates to MKFILGLTGGIGSGKSAASQWFEAQSIVVVDADVVAREVVAIGQPALAQIQQVFGDWVLLEDGSLNRRALREYIFQSPEARKTLENITHPAIRTSIIQQLDAAQSSYAILVSPLLFETNQHELTQHRLLIDATIELQIERASQRDGQNIEQIRNIIAAQMSREQKQAMADDIVLNDGHLDHLYAHLRPLHEKYLNMAAA; encoded by the coding sequence GTGAAATTTATACTCGGATTAACCGGCGGGATTGGTAGTGGCAAGTCTGCGGCCAGCCAATGGTTTGAAGCACAAAGCATTGTCGTTGTGGATGCCGATGTGGTGGCGCGTGAAGTGGTCGCGATTGGCCAGCCTGCACTTGCCCAGATTCAGCAGGTTTTTGGGGATTGGGTACTGCTTGAAGATGGTTCACTGAATCGTCGTGCCTTGCGCGAATATATTTTCCAGTCTCCTGAAGCACGTAAAACCCTGGAAAATATTACTCATCCAGCAATTCGCACTTCGATTATTCAGCAGCTAGATGCTGCGCAAAGTTCCTATGCCATTCTGGTTTCACCGCTCCTGTTTGAGACCAATCAACATGAGCTCACCCAGCATCGCTTACTGATTGATGCCACGATCGAATTGCAAATTGAACGTGCCTCACAACGTGATGGTCAAAATATTGAGCAAATCCGAAACATTATTGCCGCACAAATGTCACGTGAACAGAAACAGGCCATGGCTGATGATATTGTGCTGAATGATGGTCATCTGGATCATCTTTATGCCCATCTCCGCCCATTGCATGAAAAATATTTAAACATGGCAGCTGCCTGA
- a CDS encoding prepilin peptidase, with protein sequence MQDLIQYFIQNPTALYSAVGLFSLCIGSFLNVVIYRTPKMMEQEWRTDCQMFLHPEQPIIDETKLSLSKPDSTCPKCHQPIRWYQNIPVISWLVLRGKCGNCQNPISIRYPLIELLTAACALMVVAVFGPTVQMLFGLILTYVLIALTFIDFDTQLLPDRYTLPLAALGLGVNSYALYTSPSAAIWGYIIGFLCLWVVYYVFKIVTGKEGMGYGDFKLLAALGAWMGPLLLPLIVLLSSLVGAIIGIILLKVRKENQPFAFGPYIAIAGWIAFLWGEQIMKVYLGQ encoded by the coding sequence ATGCAAGATCTTATTCAATATTTCATTCAAAACCCAACAGCGCTGTATAGCGCAGTTGGGCTTTTTAGCCTCTGCATTGGTAGTTTCTTAAATGTGGTGATTTATCGCACTCCCAAGATGATGGAGCAGGAATGGCGTACCGATTGCCAGATGTTCCTGCATCCGGAACAGCCAATTATTGATGAGACCAAATTAAGTTTAAGCAAACCCGATTCGACTTGCCCCAAATGTCATCAACCAATCCGCTGGTACCAGAATATTCCCGTCATCAGCTGGCTGGTCTTGCGCGGCAAGTGCGGCAACTGCCAGAATCCCATCAGTATCCGCTATCCACTGATTGAGCTTCTGACCGCGGCCTGTGCGCTGATGGTGGTGGCTGTTTTTGGTCCGACTGTCCAGATGTTATTTGGCCTGATTCTGACTTATGTCTTAATTGCACTGACTTTTATTGATTTTGACACCCAGTTATTGCCGGACCGTTATACCCTGCCCCTGGCCGCGCTGGGTCTGGGCGTCAATAGTTATGCCCTCTATACCTCACCGAGCGCTGCCATCTGGGGCTATATCATTGGCTTTCTGTGTTTGTGGGTGGTCTATTATGTCTTTAAAATCGTCACTGGCAAGGAAGGTATGGGCTATGGCGATTTTAAATTGCTTGCCGCCTTGGGTGCCTGGATGGGGCCTTTGCTATTACCATTAATTGTGCTCCTTTCTTCTTTAGTGGGCGCGATTATCGGGATTATCCTGCTGAAAGTCCGTAAGGAAAATCAGCCTTTTGCCTTTGGTCCCTATATCGCGATTGCCGGCTGGATTGCTTTTCTGTGGGGCGAGCAGATTATGAAAGTGTATTTAGGTCAATAA
- a CDS encoding type II secretion system F family protein has protein sequence MAAVKKGQMMPIFSYEGIDRKGAKIKGELPAKNMALAKVTLRKQGISIKTIREKKKNILEGLMKKKVSTLDITIFTRQLATMMKAGVPLVQGFEIVAEGLENPAMREVVLGIKGEVEGGNTFAGALRKYPQYFDKLFCSLVESGEQSGALETMLDRVAIYKEKSELLKQKIKKAMKYPAAVVVVALIVTIILMVKVVPVFQDLFSSFGADLPAFTKMVVNMSEWMQKYWFLLIIAIGAIITAFLEAKKRSKKFRDFLDKAALKAPIFGDLVYKAIIARYSRTLATTFAAGVPLIDALESTAGATNNVVYEDAVMKIREDVATGQQLQFAMRVTNKFPSMAVQMVAIGEESGALDAMLDKVATHYENEVDNAVDGLTSMMEPLIMAVLGVLVGGLVIAMYLPIFQMGSVV, from the coding sequence ATGGCAGCAGTAAAGAAAGGCCAGATGATGCCGATCTTCAGCTATGAAGGAATTGATCGTAAAGGGGCAAAGATCAAGGGGGAATTGCCAGCAAAAAATATGGCTTTGGCCAAGGTCACCCTTCGAAAACAAGGTATCAGCATCAAGACCATTCGGGAAAAGAAAAAAAATATTCTCGAAGGCTTGATGAAGAAAAAAGTCTCGACACTGGATATTACGATTTTCACCCGACAGTTAGCGACCATGATGAAAGCCGGGGTACCCTTGGTACAAGGCTTTGAAATTGTTGCAGAGGGTCTGGAGAATCCAGCCATGCGTGAAGTCGTTCTGGGGATTAAAGGTGAGGTGGAAGGTGGTAATACCTTTGCCGGTGCACTGCGTAAATACCCGCAATACTTCGATAAACTATTTTGTTCACTGGTGGAATCGGGTGAACAATCCGGTGCGCTAGAAACCATGCTGGATCGGGTCGCGATCTACAAGGAAAAAAGTGAACTGCTCAAGCAAAAAATTAAAAAAGCCATGAAGTACCCGGCTGCGGTGGTCGTGGTCGCGCTGATTGTCACGATTATTCTAATGGTAAAAGTGGTCCCGGTTTTCCAGGATTTATTCTCTTCATTTGGTGCTGACTTACCGGCTTTTACCAAAATGGTAGTCAATATGTCGGAATGGATGCAAAAATATTGGTTCCTGCTGATTATTGCCATTGGGGCCATCATTACGGCTTTTCTGGAAGCAAAAAAACGCAGTAAAAAATTCCGTGATTTTCTGGATAAAGCAGCACTTAAAGCACCGATTTTCGGTGATCTGGTGTATAAAGCCATTATTGCCCGTTATAGCCGTACCTTGGCCACCACTTTTGCAGCCGGTGTACCCTTGATTGATGCACTGGAATCCACTGCCGGCGCAACCAATAACGTGGTGTATGAAGATGCCGTGATGAAAATCCGCGAAGATGTTGCCACTGGTCAACAACTACAGTTTGCTATGCGCGTGACTAACAAGTTTCCATCTATGGCCGTGCAAATGGTTGCCATTGGTGAGGAATCCGGTGCGCTGGATGCCATGCTGGATAAAGTAGCCACGCATTATGAAAATGAAGTCGACAATGCCGTAGACGGTCTCACCTCCATGATGGAGCCCTTGATCATGGCTGTTCTCGGTGTACTCGTCGGTGGTCTGGTGATTGCCATGTACCTTCCAATCTTCCAAATGGGTTCTGTGGTTTAA
- the pilB gene encoding type IV-A pilus assembly ATPase PilB, protein MTALQGSPRFTGFIRRLVEEGVISAEDMRSALAHAKQEKIDIVAELINQQQLSPTVIAETISVEFGEPLFDISAYDPAQILRDAIDEKLITKHRILPIFKNSSILYVATSNPTNIEAIDAVRFSTKLNIETIIVEHNKLEKLIEQNFTEESTFEFDEDFDLDVDVDTSDPNKEDEESNKGDEAPIVKYINKLLIDAIRMGASDLHFEPYEKIYRVRYRVDGVLRQIATPPLQLANRLSSRLKVMSQMDISEKRVPQDGRIKLKLSKNKAIDFRVNSLPTLFGEKLVLRILDPSSAMLGIDALGYEPEQKELFMQALDKPQGMLLITGPTGSGKTVSLYTGLNILNREDTNISTAEDPVEINLQGINQVNVNNKVGLTFSAALKSFLRQDPDIVMVGEIRDLETAEIAIKAAQTGHMVMSTLHTNSAPETLTRLRNMGVPSFNIATSVNLVIAQRLARRLCSQCKKPADIPKQSLLEMGFTETDLQQPEFQIYEPVGCNECREGYKGRVGIYEVMKVTPEISRIIMEDGNALEIADASARAGFNNLRRSGLIKVMQGVTSLQEVNRVTSE, encoded by the coding sequence ATGACAGCATTACAGGGGTCGCCGAGATTTACCGGATTTATTCGTCGTTTGGTCGAGGAAGGCGTCATCTCGGCTGAAGATATGCGCAGTGCGTTGGCGCATGCCAAACAAGAAAAAATCGATATTGTCGCGGAGCTGATTAACCAGCAACAGCTTTCTCCGACCGTCATTGCTGAAACGATTTCAGTTGAATTTGGCGAACCGCTGTTTGATATCAGTGCCTATGATCCTGCCCAAATTTTGCGGGATGCGATTGATGAAAAGCTGATTACCAAGCATCGCATCCTGCCGATTTTTAAAAATTCCAGTATTTTATATGTTGCGACCAGCAACCCGACCAATATCGAAGCAATTGATGCAGTCCGTTTTTCGACCAAACTTAACATTGAAACCATTATTGTTGAACACAATAAACTTGAAAAACTGATCGAACAGAATTTTACCGAAGAAAGTACCTTTGAATTCGATGAAGATTTCGACCTGGATGTTGATGTCGACACCTCAGATCCGAATAAAGAAGATGAAGAAAGCAATAAAGGTGATGAAGCGCCGATTGTCAAATATATTAATAAATTGCTGATTGATGCGATCCGTATGGGGGCTTCAGACTTACACTTTGAACCTTATGAAAAAATCTATCGGGTACGTTACCGGGTCGATGGGGTGCTACGTCAGATTGCAACCCCGCCCTTACAGCTGGCAAATCGCCTGTCTTCGCGTCTTAAGGTTATGTCGCAAATGGACATTTCGGAAAAGCGTGTACCTCAAGATGGTCGTATTAAGTTAAAACTTTCTAAGAATAAAGCCATTGATTTCCGTGTTAACTCTCTCCCTACCCTGTTTGGCGAGAAGCTGGTACTGCGTATTCTGGATCCATCCAGCGCGATGCTGGGGATTGATGCTCTGGGCTATGAACCGGAACAAAAAGAACTGTTTATGCAGGCACTGGACAAACCGCAAGGGATGCTGCTGATCACCGGTCCGACCGGTTCCGGTAAAACAGTTTCTCTTTATACCGGTCTGAATATTTTAAACCGTGAAGATACCAATATTTCCACAGCGGAAGATCCGGTCGAGATCAACCTACAAGGGATTAACCAGGTCAACGTCAACAATAAAGTCGGCCTGACCTTCTCTGCTGCCTTGAAGTCCTTCTTACGTCAAGATCCGGATATCGTGATGGTCGGTGAGATTCGGGATCTGGAAACTGCAGAGATTGCGATTAAAGCGGCCCAGACCGGCCATATGGTGATGTCGACCTTACATACCAATAGTGCGCCTGAGACTTTGACCCGTTTACGCAATATGGGGGTGCCTTCTTTCAATATTGCCACTTCAGTCAACCTGGTCATTGCACAACGGTTGGCGCGTCGCCTGTGTTCACAGTGCAAAAAACCTGCCGATATTCCGAAACAAAGCTTATTGGAAATGGGCTTTACCGAAACTGATCTGCAGCAACCAGAATTCCAAATCTATGAACCAGTAGGTTGCAATGAATGTCGTGAAGGCTATAAAGGTCGTGTGGGTATTTATGAAGTCATGAAAGTAACACCCGAAATTTCCAGAATTATTATGGAAGACGGCAATGCACTTGAAATTGCCGATGCTTCCGCACGTGCAGGTTTTAACAATTTACGCCGGTCAGGTTTAATCAAGGTGATGCAGGGGGTGACTTCTTTACAGGAAGTCAATCGTGTCACCAGCGAATGA
- the tpiA gene encoding triose-phosphate isomerase, with protein MSVSTITPWVIGNWKMNPVQAEALSLVRGIKSLLETAPIAEDQCHLGVAPIAIALSQIQAELSSAVRPIYTVAQDVSRISGTGAYTGEVSAELLTDSQIHYVLVGHSERREIFAEKSDILNAKIKNALNAGLTVIYCVGESLEQRESGQAEAVVLQQICDIAAVVEAEQWKNVVIAYEPIWAIGTGKTASPEDAQAMHAQIRQGLSQITGYGATMAILYGGSVKPENAVELAACPDINGALVGGASLNAESFHKIAHAFANTQ; from the coding sequence ATGTCGGTTTCGACGATTACCCCTTGGGTGATAGGTAACTGGAAAATGAATCCGGTGCAGGCAGAGGCATTGAGCTTGGTGCGTGGTATTAAGAGTTTACTGGAAACTGCACCGATTGCCGAAGATCAATGTCATTTAGGTGTGGCACCAATTGCGATTGCCTTAAGCCAGATTCAGGCAGAGCTGTCATCTGCGGTTCGTCCGATTTATACCGTAGCACAAGATGTTTCACGTATTTCTGGAACAGGCGCCTACACTGGTGAAGTCAGTGCTGAATTGTTGACCGATAGCCAAATTCACTATGTACTGGTAGGTCATTCTGAGCGCCGTGAAATATTTGCAGAAAAGTCTGATATTTTAAATGCTAAAATCAAGAATGCTTTAAATGCCGGTTTGACGGTAATTTATTGTGTGGGTGAAAGTCTGGAACAACGTGAATCCGGGCAGGCAGAAGCTGTAGTACTGCAACAAATCTGTGATATTGCTGCTGTGGTTGAAGCGGAGCAATGGAAAAATGTCGTGATTGCCTATGAACCGATCTGGGCAATTGGAACCGGTAAAACTGCTTCTCCTGAAGATGCGCAGGCCATGCATGCACAAATCCGTCAAGGTTTAAGCCAGATCACTGGCTATGGCGCGACGATGGCGATTTTATATGGTGGTAGTGTCAAGCCGGAAAATGCAGTAGAGTTAGCAGCCTGCCCAGATATCAATGGGGCATTGGTCGGTGGTGCATCACTCAATGCTGAGTCGTTCCATAAAATTGCTCATGCATTTGCAAATACACAATAA
- the secG gene encoding preprotein translocase subunit SecG: protein MQTFVLVVHIILAVLMIVLILVQHGKGADAGASFGGGGAATVFGASGSGNFMTRLTAIFTALFFVTSLTLAILAKQQTSNAYSLGSVQSAPTVPVQSNETSPTAPETTE from the coding sequence ATGCAAACTTTTGTGCTGGTAGTACATATTATCTTAGCTGTTTTGATGATTGTCTTGATTTTGGTTCAGCATGGTAAAGGTGCAGATGCTGGTGCCTCTTTCGGCGGCGGTGGTGCAGCGACAGTATTTGGAGCTTCAGGTTCGGGTAATTTCATGACCCGTTTAACTGCGATTTTTACTGCACTGTTCTTCGTGACCAGTCTGACTTTGGCGATTTTGGCCAAGCAACAAACCTCGAATGCCTATAGTTTGGGATCTGTTCAGTCTGCGCCGACCGTACCTGTGCAATCGAATGAAACTTCACCAACTGCACCAGAAACGACCGAATAG
- the rimP gene encoding ribosome maturation factor RimP encodes MKLSNKTQALQDLIAPAVEACNVNLWGIEFLPQGKCSLLRIYIDKPVDESVAPAINEDGEEEQGRGIGVQDCVRVTQQVGAMLDVHDPISGEYSLEVSSPGWDRPFFQLEQMSGYIGHTVALRLISAVDNRRKFQAKLVAVDLENEMIQVEVEKQQVLEIDSHNIDKANLVFQD; translated from the coding sequence ATGAAGCTATCAAATAAAACTCAAGCACTTCAGGACTTGATTGCACCAGCAGTTGAAGCCTGTAATGTAAACCTTTGGGGGATTGAATTCCTGCCACAGGGTAAATGTTCGTTATTACGTATCTACATCGACAAGCCAGTCGATGAGAGCGTTGCACCAGCAATCAATGAAGATGGTGAAGAAGAGCAGGGGCGTGGTATTGGCGTTCAGGATTGTGTGCGTGTCACGCAGCAAGTGGGCGCAATGCTGGATGTTCATGATCCGATCTCGGGTGAATATTCACTTGAAGTATCTTCGCCAGGCTGGGACCGTCCATTCTTCCAGCTCGAGCAGATGTCAGGCTATATCGGTCATACCGTAGCACTACGTTTGATCAGTGCGGTAGATAACCGTCGTAAATTCCAGGCCAAACTGGTTGCTGTCGATCTTGAAAATGAAATGATTCAGGTTGAAGTAGAAAAGCAACAGGTATTGGAGATCGACAGTCACAATATCGATAAAGCAAATTTGGTCTTCCAAGATTAA